The Kryptolebias marmoratus isolate JLee-2015 linkage group LG1, ASM164957v2, whole genome shotgun sequence sequence AATGGGAATGACTTTAGCTGTGATCACATCCTTTCACTCGACACTTTCTGCCTGGCTCTTGTCCTACATAAGACACAATATTTATAGGTAGAGAGAGACAAGCTCAACGGACGTGAGTGAGGAGCTCATGATGGTATGATATGAGCTGACTgcgttctgtgtgtgtgtgtgtgtgtgtgtgtgtgtgtgtgtgtgtgtgtgtgtgtgtaagacgTACCTGTCAAGGGCGGCGCTGGTGGCCATGCTCCTAGCGAAGCCTCTGACGCCATGCTGCCTGAAGTAAGGGATGGTGGTGAGGTTAGCAGCGATGATGGCCACTGAGTCTGACGGGTTCACAAAGAAGCCATTTTCTCCAAGGATCATGTAACGGTCctgacagagacacacaaagcACAGCGGAGGTgtaatgctgattcagcattcacatggttgttttcctttttttatagcTTCTTCTGTACAAATTCGCAGCCAACTTATTTCCACACACtatgtgctattttaaccattcatactgtgtatcaaaatgttcagcttaaTCTGGAACCATGTGCTATGTCTTTcagtgtttgtaacttttataccttTTCTATGTTTTAACGGGTTTTTACCAAGAAATTCCCTCATTGAATACATTGCAACCCTTCAGAGACATTGTTCTGTCAAATCTACTTAAGCctatttgcttcatttttatcttcttatactccttttagcctttagctactatATTGCTAATTATAGCTGTAAACAGcggttttgccaattttagctttaagctatggttttgttgtttagtttgtagCTACTGCTTtgttaatttcagcttttagcaatTGTTTTGCTAAATATAGCCATTATAAGcagtttgctaattttagcttttagctgcaatATTGcaaatttcagcttttgtctacagttttgttaattgtagcttttagctacttgtTGCTTCAGCACTCAGCTTTCAcacatttgacagaaaatgcAGTATCTCTATTTTGAATAGTTGTACTGAACATAAAGATTTACTGTGTGTTCTCATTTACAGCAAAGACTGTATTTCTTCTGCACGTTGAAGTGGTTTGGTGTTAATCAGAAactaatgtttctgtttgatcaGGCTGTGCTGGAGAACAGGTACAGGTACATCAGGGACAGCATGTCAGCATGGTCCTGAAATGTTTCTGCACAGGCAAAATCcaagctgctgtgtttggtgaAGTGTGTTGTAGAGAAGGCGATGGGGAGGAAGTGAAACTGCCAATAATTCAGGACTTTTAGGAGCAGCTTGTACTCAGATGGGTACAGAAAGTTAAACAGAACCTGCAACACATTCTTCATTTAGTTTATGAGCTCCTGGCTTCTGGCAAAAGGTGCAGAGTCATTTAATATGTATATAAAGACATATATATCTGAAGATTCTTTGTAAAAGACTTGATCTCATAATGAATCAGTGTTAAACACGTTCTGTCGCAGTCACACAGAGACCGTCTGCAACAGGAGACATGCACCtactgtagtttattttgagtCACTCCCGCACATCCCATCCAGCTGCCATAAATACTCACTAACTCACTAAATGTGGACGATTTCACAGCTGAAAATATCCAAGCAGTGAATGCACTGTTTTAATTCTGGGGCTTGAAACACAGACCAACATCAGCTACAAATAAGCTCCAGCGGCTGCTTTTTTGAGAAGGCatttggggagaaaaaaaaacggtaAAACATTGATTATTACAGCAGATAATCATGATTAAAAATCTGGATCTTGGAGGGAGAACAGAGCAGGTGTCGTGTAAATCTCtggaatataaaaacacaatactTGCAAactcgttttgtgtgtgtgtgtgtgtgtgtacacagtAGGAATGTCTACTGGAGGACATTGTGGAAAAAGTGAGCGGCTTGTTGGATTCTCATGAACACGCCGTCATTTTTACTTCCTTTTATCAACATGCAAACAGTTATGAATTAAcaataaatagatttattttctcttcttcaAGCTTGCTGTAAGCTATGGAGGAGTTTTccctaaaaagaaataaatttaaaaaatgtcagaacCGAGTGAGTTATGAGCTTGTAATATTCCTgggtttaaacatttttatttatttttttgtttaagacaTGCTATAAAAGGAGCCTCAGTAACTTAGTTGAGATGTAGGCTTAAATGAttctttgaaatgtttccaGAACACAGATGTGTGTGATGTCTTTAGgtacaaaaatgttaaaagatcCTAAATTTGCCTGAAACACACAAGCAACTGAAGTCCAACAGGTGGCTCATGCACAGAAAAGGAGGATACTctttcaaacaaaacatcaaatcacACCAGTAAATGTGTTCTTACAAATCAGATAATATACAGGAGAATAACATCTTTACTCAGAGCTGTGCTGCTTTcaagtggtgtgtgtgtgtttttctctgcttaaaaataaaaatcaagctTAACTTTGTGCAAAGATGCACAAATCGGCCCCCAAAAATGTCTGAGTATCTTACATGCATACGGATGGATATCATTTTTGATAGCGCCCGCCTTACCCCGTCTGCATCAAACGCGGCTCCAAAGCCGAACTCGCCTCCTTTCATGGTTTCTACCAGCGAGGTGGCGTAGGTCAGGCTGGGCTCAGGAGGTCGGCCGCCAAAGTCCTCCAGAGGGACGCAGCTGACTGCGGAGTTGGCGGGAGCCCCCAGCTCGTCGCACAGGATCCTGCGTACATACGGGCCCATCACTTACACAACcggaggagagggggaggagagggaggaggggggggaggtGTTTACTAAATGGTCTCAAGTTACAGCGACAACAGAGCAGAGGTTACCAAAGTAGCGGGTGAGCTCACCTCCGTTCATAGCATCTATGTGTATCTTCAGCTGATCGGGTCCCGTGAGGAGGCTTTTAATGGCGGAGAAGTCGAAGATGTTTCGGAGCAGTTGCAGATATACGTCGACCGAGTCAACAATCTCCACTGAAACACAGAGGAAACTGTCAGGAGTGGATGAGAACAGGATTCTCTCCAAGCATTTGTGTATTACATCATTGTCCTTCTCAATAGTGATTCAGTCTTCTAGCTACTTTAGTGCGGTGTTCCTCAGGGATCCATTTTGGGGccacttttatttagtttctctATCAATAATCTTGACTGAGACATATCTAGCACTGAATTACACTTTTATGTTGATGATACTGTGATATACTCAGATGCATCAACACCTTATCAGGGACCTAATTTACTTTAAGATGTAGTCTTTTAACGCTGATTTTCAGATTTTGtattcttgttcttttttttttctcttactgTATCTAAAAGTCTATACCCTCCAAAAACAGTACAGCAGGATactgaggagctgctgctgaggatgACTGTAATGAGTATATTGTCAAATAGATTTAAACTTTGCTATGTTGAAGGTTTTAATTCTCTGGTTTCATCTGGGGTGTAATCTTATGTTTGTGTGCTGCAGTTATTCCTGCTGTAAGCTGATGTCGCATAAAATAGATTTTAGGTctaaacagcttttatttgagttaaatacaggccaaaagaaaacaaaaagaaataaagactaTAAGAAAAATGTGCTGAACTGAaggttgcttttttaaaaaatagaatattCTTTGGTATGAGCAAATTATATCCTATAAACTAATCTTTTGGTCcaaaatacatatatttgtaCCTCTGAAAGGTTTGAATTTGTTCTCAAGATCAAACTCTTGTCTCCCGGGCCTAGAGAGGTCAATGCGCAGATCAGGACAGATGGCGTACTCCTCCAGGGTCCGGCTCACCTGGGAGATCCTCTCCATCACTGTATCCGGAGACGGACCTTCAAGACAAAGGAAGAAATTCCGAAACGTCATGAAAACCCAATTAATTAGGAGGTAGCAGGAACCACAATGAGAAAAACAAGCTTTCGCCCTCGCCTCCGTTTGCCACGTTGAACTTGATTCCAAAGTCTCCGCCGGGGCCTCCGGGGTTGTGGCTTGCCGTGAGGATGATCCCACCGATCGCCTTGATCTTCCTGATGATGCAGGACACGGCAGGGGTGGACAACAGGCCGTTGTGGCCGATTACCAGGCGACCGATCTGCACAGCCCAGACATAATAATGAGCAGAAGCTTCATCTGTCCTTCTGCTGatattatttaaagaaacatccACTTTTCTTTCACTGATCTGATCAGGTTAAGGACAAGAGCTcaactgtcactttaaaaaaaaaactttaagtgACTCATTTACtgtctgctttaaaaagaaaatgatctgCTCCCAGTGGGTGCCTAAATAGAAGCATTATCCTCTCTATTTATATGTCTCTTATAGGTGTTAATACCAGCATTCCATAATTCCCCTGCATATCAGCTCGGAATAAAAGTGTCCTCATCAGACAGGAATTTCTCCTCCTAAAATCAGGCTCTTCCCTGTGTGTGGGGTTTAGGAAACTGGGAAATAACAGTGTTTATTCAGTAACAGTATCAATCAGAAAGCGGAGCATAGGGGTGGGTTGTGCGAGGTGGTGTCGCCACTTTCCTTTTGATTCtttgccacacacacacacacacacagacaggggATCCCCAGTGTGTACGGCTCGACTCCGAGGTGTAACAGCGCTGCGGGGGTGTGGTGGTGGTGAAACGTAGGCAGGAAAAGGGAGCAGGATGGATGGAATCGCTGATAAGGCTGACACCAAGAGACATTTGGCTGGagccagcaggaaaaaaaaaatgaaatctcaAAAAACAGATTACTGTATGTTcccttcgttttttttttttttcctttggaaaTAATCCAAACCAATCACCAAGGTCTCCCAACAAAGCATTTTTGAAAGAGAGGTGGGGAGTTTCCTCTgctttcctgcatgtttcatgAATCTGCAGCTGACATTTTGAGTTCAGACCTCTGCTGCTGTTAGGAACAGGGAACTGCAAACATGAAACGTAAAACTGAAAAGGTTGATATCAACTCTTGTCATTTTCAGCTacaataattttgaatttaaccTACATGTAGGCTGAATGCAATATTGTcatctaatatatatatatgtatattgcCCACCTCCTCCAAAGGATTAAAAGTGggaatgttttttgtgttggtttgtctttgGCATTAGCAAATATCTCAACTAtctaatgaaactcccagaaagtaataactgaatgaatgtctacaactgattaacatcgggagaaaataaagttcaagatggctgccacagttaaatAAGCTcagcaaagaaagaaatgtctCAAGCTCAGCCTGGGTTATAGTTACTGAGCTCAGATTCGGTGTATTAGgagccgagagtcattcacaacatttacTCAGAGTGTGAACTGTTCAAGCAAGATCTGGttttaaattttgccattaattattgACATCGACtatgtccgtctgttagcaaaataaaaccactgagtggatttcaatgaaactttcagaaagtaatcattggatgtatatctacaagtgattaactttgggagtcaccacctctcaagatggccaccacagccagctgaactTAGGAAtcaaaaaaatggctgtaactcagccagttctacagatattgagctcaaatttggtgtggtagtgccTGAGCCTTCTcctaaaaaatacacagaacacTAGACATTGTATAATAAACTTTGGTGGCGTCAACCCTGTatgcctgttagtaaaatatcccatgagccacaggacagattttaatggagctttcagaaagtatttactGGGTTTACATCGTCACCGCAGCTGATCGATATTaatcaacacagaaatggccccaaatctggtgtggcaacagctgagagtcattcaagaCGCATGTTCTGAACTCGAGATCTCGCGAGATTGTGcctaatgtcatttacaaggtttgtcCAAAGTGGCTGTAACTTCGTCCCCCCtgagagtgtggagtttgacAAGGAAATAAAGCTCTTTGTGAACTCCAGCGAAGCCCCGGCAGAGTTCTACAGCTGTGTGACAGATGTGTGACAGATGTGTGACCGTCTCCTGGATCTCTCACCCCGTTGGCAGCCGCCATCTGAACGATCACCTCGATGGCAGTCCGGCTGAAGTAGCGGCCGTCGCTGCCCACCACCATGGTGCAGCCCTGGCGGTCGCGCAGGTCGATGGAGGACAGGACGCTCTGGATGTAGTTCTGCAAGTAGTTCTTCTTCCCCTCGAACACGGCCGTCTTCCTCCGCAGCCCGTTGGTGCCGGGCCGCTGGTCCTCGAAGGGGGCGGTTTGGGCCGTCACCACCGGGATGGGGCTCGTCTCCATCCTGCGCGTCGCTGTCGGCGGCAGGGAGGACGCTGTCGACACAACACGCTCCCTCAGGGCAACAAGGAAGACGCACCTTAACGAGAGCTGGGTTTCACCCAGAAGAGCAGCATCCCTCAGAGGCGCCTGGCCGAGCCTCGGTCAAACACTCCTCTGCGCTCAGACAACTCCCTCTTCTCCCTAATAAGAATGAACTGACTCCAGGAGGGgaaggggggagagagagaaaaaaatcagtgagGGACGGAGTTTGTGCTACAATCAGCTGAGCCTGCGGCCAAAAATAGACATCTGACTGATGGGAGAGGGGGGGATTGTGTCGGAACCGGACACTGGCTGTGTCTGTGCTGTCCTCACAGAGAGACAATACCAGGTCCAAACTGTGTGAAGTCATCatatcagtttaaataaaagtgagcaaaaaaaaaaaaattaactccatattaaatctttaaagtgacagctttttaaaacttttatgacCTTACGTTTTGTTTCTCATGTGAAATTTATTCCAATAGGCTGGCACATAAgtgaacaaaaaatatatagccTATGGGCAACTGTCTGGATTATTTCTCAGAAAAAGGCTCGTGGAAGTGCGCTCATCAACAGGTCGGTCTGCACTAACTTTGTACACAGCGACACCCTCCGGCGAAATGGAAGAAGTGCAGCTTTTCAACAATTAGATaaagaaaatatgcagaaatCTATTGATAAAAAcgttctgattgattttttttcttcgcATTTTGTTGTCCTAACTTTCCATATCTTCAGTAAAACTATTAAGAGTTAAATtagacttttccttttttgtaaatgagaaaaaaattacCTAAAAAGTCTCCTTTGTGCATCTGAAAGTTTTGATAGGTTCAGGGCAGACTTTGTccaagtttctatttttttcatgttttgtttctcaaagTTTGACCATGACAGcccaacaacaaagacaaactatACAATTTTTACAACATAAAGTACAAGTACACCAACCATGTTAAGGAATTTTGATCACAAGtcgtttttattgtaaacacaatgtcaggttttaattttctgatatatatatatatttcaagttatcacacattttattttaacatattgattattagaaaagaaaatccagttttttaCCAGCAGACATGCTGTCATAAATATATTACCACTCATCTTATTTACACCTTTCTTTAAAGACACAGTTCTGAATGTAAACGCACATAAATATCAtgcaattaaaacatttctttaagaaataaatcacAGTAGCCAAGTATAGAGGTTATTAAAGCCTCAGCAGTGAGAGTAAGACAGCAtgagatgatgatgaggaggaggaggagggcagaaAGGAGTCCTTGAAGGCTGCAGGAGCGTTGGCACCAAACAGGCACTTGGATTTGGAACCAGGTGGTTGAAGCCGGGAGCGCAGCGAGGCGCAAAGTTCGGGCTCTGTTGGCTGACGGCGGAGGGTCTGCTCATGATGCTGTCGATGCTGAACGAGCATTTCGCGCGCGCGCCAGCCTTCGGTTCTGCTGGCTGCGCTCCAGACCCGTGGCTGCTCAGCGCGCGTGGCAGGAGGcggcaggaggagggaggcaaCATGATGCCGTCCTGCCGCGGCACGTACCGaacagcggcggcggcggctgggGGGTTCATGGGGCCCTGCGCGCCGTACGGCTGCCCGCAGGGCCTCCAGCAGCCGAAGCCGGAATAAAACATCACTCCGTCTTTGCCAAACTCGGGCTGGCTCCTCTTGAAGCGCTTCCTGCGGCGAAGGAAGCTGCCGTTGTCGAACATGTCCTCCGAGGCGGGGTCCAAAGACCAGTAGTTGCCCTTGCCAGGATTCCCGGGCTCCCTCGGGATCTTGATGAAGCAGTCGTTGAGGGAGAGGTTGTGTCTGATGGAGTTCTGCCAAGCGGGAAACTTGTCCCTATAGTAGGGGAACTTGTTGCTGATGAAGTCGCAGATGCCACTCAGCGTCAGCTTCTTCGGCGGACTCCGCAGGATGGCCATGGTGATGAGGGCGATGTAGGAGTAAGGAGGCTTCACCGAGCTGCCCGGAGCTCTCCTAGACGGCGGAGCGCCTGTACAGAAACTGCTCTCACTTTCGCCCGACGAGTCTGGCTCCGACGAGTCGAATTCAGCTCCGGATTCTGCCGAGGAGCCAGGGTCCGCAGCGCATCCGCTTCTGCACAGCCGTGGATGGAGAGACTCCTCTGCGCCTACTGTGTCG is a genomic window containing:
- the pgm5 gene encoding phosphoglucomutase-like protein 5, producing the protein METSPIPVVTAQTAPFEDQRPGTNGLRRKTAVFEGKKNYLQNYIQSVLSSIDLRDRQGCTMVVGSDGRYFSRTAIEVIVQMAAANGIGRLVIGHNGLLSTPAVSCIIRKIKAIGGIILTASHNPGGPGGDFGIKFNVANGGPSPDTVMERISQVSRTLEEYAICPDLRIDLSRPGRQEFDLENKFKPFRVEIVDSVDVYLQLLRNIFDFSAIKSLLTGPDQLKIHIDAMNGVMGPYVRRILCDELGAPANSAVSCVPLEDFGGRPPEPSLTYATSLVETMKGGEFGFGAAFDADGDRYMILGENGFFVNPSDSVAIIAANLTTIPYFRQHGVRGFARSMATSAALDRVAKAMKMALYETPTGWRYFGNLMDSGRCSLCGEESFGTGSDHTREKDGLWSVLAWLSIMAARKQGVEQIVREHWARFGRNYFCRFDYEALDPRAAFYLMRDLEGVISDKAFTSQKFAVGDHIYSVEKAENFEYIDPVDGTVARNQGLKIVFTDTSRLVFRMSGSGGGTGATIRIYAESFERDPERHSRETQVVLGPLIAIALKISNIHERTGRRGPNVIT
- the foxd5 gene encoding forkhead box protein D5: MTLSSESEASHQPGLPLKEDETDTVGAEESLHPRLCRSGCAADPGSSAESGAEFDSSEPDSSGESESSFCTGAPPSRRAPGSSVKPPYSYIALITMAILRSPPKKLTLSGICDFISNKFPYYRDKFPAWQNSIRHNLSLNDCFIKIPREPGNPGKGNYWSLDPASEDMFDNGSFLRRRKRFKRSQPEFGKDGVMFYSGFGCWRPCGQPYGAQGPMNPPAAAAAVRYVPRQDGIMLPPSSCRLLPRALSSHGSGAQPAEPKAGARAKCSFSIDSIMSRPSAVSQQSPNFAPRCAPGFNHLVPNPSACLVPTLLQPSRTPFCPPPPPHHHLMLSYSHC